The Coregonus clupeaformis isolate EN_2021a chromosome 13, ASM2061545v1, whole genome shotgun sequence genome includes a region encoding these proteins:
- the LOC123492199 gene encoding claudin-like protein ZF-A89 — protein sequence MASVGLQILGIFLALIGWIGDIVICALPMWKVTAFIGNNIVTAQTFWEGLWMNCVMQSTGQMQCKVYDSMLALPQDLQAARALVIISILVAVIGVLLSVAGGKCTNCIEDEEAKSKVAIASGVFFLVSGVLCLIPVSWSANTVIRDFYNPLLMDTQRRELGASLFIGWGSAGLMLIGGALLCCQCPKREESRYSAKYSAPRSTAYV from the coding sequence ATGGCCTCAGTCGGTCTCCAGATTCTGGGCATCTTCCTGGCTCTTATCGGTTGGATCGGTGACATTGTCATCTGCGCGCTCCCCATGTGGAAGGTGACTGCATTCATAGGCAACAACATTGTGACTGCGCAGACCTTCTGGGAAGGCCTGTGGATGAACTGCGTGATGCAGAGCACGGGCCAGATGCAGTGTAAAGTCTACGACTCCATGCTAGCTCTCCCCCAGGACCTTCAGGCCGCCAGAGCTCTGGTGATCATCTCCATCCTCGTGGCCGTGATCGGCGTCCTACTCTCTGTGGCCGGGGGGAAGTGCACCAACTGCATTGAGGACGAGGAGGCCAAGTCCAAGGTGGCCATCGCATCCGGCGTGTTCTTCCTGGTCTCCGGCGTCCTTTGCCTGATCCCCGTGTCCTGGTCCGCCAACACTGTTATCAGGGACTTTTACAACCCGCTGCTCATGGACACGCAGAGGCGAGAGCTGGGCGCTTCGCTCTTCATCGGATGGGGCTCTGCTGGCCTGATGCTCATCGGAGGCGCGCTTCTCTGCTGCCAGTGCCCCAAACGCGAGGAGAGTAGGTACTCCGCCAAATATTCTGCCCCTCGCTCCACTGCCTACGTCTGA